In Lycium ferocissimum isolate CSIRO_LF1 chromosome 3, AGI_CSIRO_Lferr_CH_V1, whole genome shotgun sequence, the genomic window TTTCTAACAGATGCTACATGATTAATGATTCAATTGAATCCAGGACATGGAACATAGAAATATATGTAAagaattattatattatcaatcgataaatataattcaaaactGTAATGGATTCAATGATACAAACCTatcaaatttaaattctaaatcTGCCTTTAGTACCTGGCCAAACAATCTTGTTCACATGGAGTTTCTCAGGGATAAGTGCTGACATCCAATTTTTTCTGTCTTGTACATGATAATCAGAACCAGGAAAGTTGCATCCATTTTTCTCCTTGAGATCATCCAATATTTTCTTCTGAGTATGGATAGATTTTCTTCTTTCCACTTGATAAGCCAGCACACCACCCATTTTGAGAATAATatctcaagaagaagaagaaacaatgGAGCACTTCCTCTTCTTCtggattttctttctttcttccccgTTTTTGCACAGCGGAAAGATCAATTCTTCTGCGTTGTAATATATGCATTGTGCTGTAGATTTCCTTTTCAATTATGACAAATTAAGAGGGACAAATTCACTTCCTTTTAGATATTTCTTGTTCCAACATAATTATGTTAACATAGCTCCAAAAGGTTTTTGTGGTTATAGATTTGTGAGGATAGAAAtagacttttcttttggcaCTTTTTTAGGTGATAATGGGGATCCGCCTTTGCTTGAATTATTGGTCGTATTTGGTAGTCATAATCGCTATTTTATCTATCATGTGGCTATCATCATCCGTATTTTATTAGGTTGGTTTGGtttaatttaattcatcttTTCACTCTTCTTCGAGATTATAACGAGCGACTATTTTATATTAGTCCTAACTACTAACCGTTATTCCAGTAATATATCTGGTAATATCCTTCATATCAATGACAGGATAGATATGATGataggaaaagagaaaagaagagaaacgAGAGGGGGCAATAATACTGAATTTGATTATTGACCCAAAGTGGCAATGTTGATTATTGAGAATTGACCCAAGTTGTACTAAACATATTTGTGGAATATTGCCAGATCAACAAGATTTATAAATTGCAGAAGATATGGCTGATATCTGATTAGTAACTAATAATCTCTTATATATGACAACTGCTAGCGCTCATCATAATAATTAATCATCAGATGCACCCTTAATAACAGTTTTAATTTGGCTTAAATATATACTTCCTTAGCCTATTATTATTAGAttataaagggaaaagggtcaaaaatgcccctctactttggaaaaagggctaaaaatacaaatttgggtcaaaaatacccttcccgtcattaaagttttcaaatatattccCGTCTTAACGGAAtttcccaaaataacccgatttcgtttttaaacccgctccatttaaacccgacccaactacataaaaaatccATATGCGACCAACTTGTTTCCGAATCCTACATCCTGAGCCATTACGCAGACTGGGCGGGTAACGCATatagttttttatttagttaatgCGGTTTAAATAAATGCttaaaatgaaatcgggttattttaGGAAATTCCGTTAAGACAGGGATATATTTTAGAACTTTAATGacgagaggggtatttttgacccaaatttgtaatggaggatatttttagccctttccCCAAAGTAAAGaagtatttttgaccctttttctgaTTATAAATCCCCTCGCAGTTAAAAGCGGCTCATTTATGCGGTTATGCCCAACCAAGGAAAAATTAGCAGAAGCCACTTAGGGATATATCTGAACATTTTCAATTGTTTAGGGCATGTTTCAAATTACTGCATGGTCGAAGACATTGTCTGCAAACAAAATTTCCCTTTTCCTCAGTTAAACTAAGCAACATGTTTCTAAAGTGATGGCATATTATATTTGCTGTAATGATGTGTCCAACCGATTCAACGTCAAACTAATGATGGTAACCGAAAATAATACGAGAAATTAAATAGCCACCTGGACTTGTGGATTAATGTAATGCATATTTCAGGGTTTTGAGACAACCACATATATACCTGAGCTGTATAGGTATCTTCTGAGTTGTGGAAGCTGCCAGCCTAAAAAAGTTAGTTGGTATAAATCATCTATCCTGCTCTATTTGAGCCATTTTCGCAAATGGTAGTAAGTCTTCTAATTATCAGGAAAgccaaaaaaaggtaaaaaaaataaaaataaaaaagaggctGTACTCCAAAACTGAGGTCCTCTAAATCTTACATTTGTCGTTATATCTGACTCACTATACAAAAATACTAATTGCCATGTGCGTTCTTCgtttcttccttttatttctccTTTCCGAAATAAAATGATTCCCTGAATTAAGtagaaattttaaaagtcaATTAACTAACAACATCTATATTCTACTCTTAATGAACAAGAaccaatcttttttttttcccttttatctTTTCAGACTACCAACTCCTATActcatccatatatatacagatcataTCCTTGTATATGCAATGCATTCTTTCTCAAACAACTAATTGGGAGAGATAAGGAGAAATTATGGAAAAAACAAGTCTAgttctatttattttctttattgttatGGCTATGCCAATGGTTCAAGGTGTTGTCTTAGGACCCAAAGCTGTTGAAAAATGGTTCGAGAAGCTTCCACATGCAAAACAAAAGGTAACCAAATTTCATTTCTATTTTCACGACATAGCTAGTGGGAAAAAGCCAACAGCAATTCAAATAGCCCAGTCCAATATGACTGCCAAATCCCCAACTTTCTTTGGGTTTGTTGCAATGATAGACGACCCACTGACAGTTGGGCCAGAGCCCAATTCAGCATTAGTGGGTCGAGCCCAAGGGATTTATGGTGCAGCTGATCAAAATGAGGTTGGCCTTCTTATGACCATGAACTTTGTGTTCACAACAGGCAAATACAATGGTAGCACACTGAGTGTACTTAGCAGGAATCCAGCATTAAAAAAGTATCGTGAGATGCCGATCGTTGGTGGTTCTGGAATTTTCCGGTTGGCTCAGGGAATCGCCACCGCGAAGACCTATTGGATTAATACAACCAGTGGGGATGCTATTGTTGAGTATAATGTTCTAGTCCTGCATTATGACATTTGATGCTTTTGCTTTTTGATATTTGATTTGTAATTTGTAATTTCATGTTCATTATATTTAAATACTTCTATAGTTTCTCTATTTTGTCGTTAGAATAAAGATGCATACTGATCAATGAAATATAGCCTTTGATTAACATGCTTTTCTCTATTTTGTCCTTAGAATAAAGATGCGTATTGGTCAATGAAATAAAGCCTTTGATTAAGATGCTTTTGTTACAAATAGCCACTTTCTTGGATATGTTTATGGAACTAACTTTTACTTTATGCTCCCTGATATGATATAATGCAATTCTGAAAAATATGTTGTTGGTGAGAACTCGTCAGTGAGTTCTAGAACCAACGTAACGTCCACGAGGTACAGATGTACTTGTTTGTGGAAATCAAGAAGTCAAAGTTCTCGTAGAAAAATAGGTGCTCACCGACACAACGTGGTGCAAATAAAAAGGAGTATTCGACCTGttaaagaaaaagattttttttctagCAGAAGCCAGTTGACATTAACCCTACAAGAAAGTAGGAATACTTTTCTATTCCTGGAATAATTCAGGAAGTTGTTTAAGTaattaacaagtttaattagttcAACGtgtatgttgattgttgaatATACAGCGAGTGGGTGCAGGTTTACAATTTCCAAACATGCAACAACTTGGCCATCATAGCTACTAAAGAGACACCTcatt contains:
- the LOC132050984 gene encoding dirigent protein 22-like → MEKTSLVLFIFFIVMAMPMVQGVVLGPKAVEKWFEKLPHAKQKVTKFHFYFHDIASGKKPTAIQIAQSNMTAKSPTFFGFVAMIDDPLTVGPEPNSALVGRAQGIYGAADQNEVGLLMTMNFVFTTGKYNGSTLSVLSRNPALKKYREMPIVGGSGIFRLAQGIATAKTYWINTTSGDAIVEYNVLVLHYDI